One region of Clostridiaceae bacterium genomic DNA includes:
- the noc gene encoding nucleoid occlusion protein, which produces MLENKIQDIKMTKKDGLKNITYISINSIRPNPYQPRKQFNKAALDELCESIKQYGVMQPINVRKISNNTYELVAGERRLRAATMAGLTEIPAIVINVDDNDSAVIALIENLQREDLTYLEEAEGYNNLITEHGFTQEQLAQKIGKSQSTIANKIRLLRLSPLVKKILMDNNLTERHARALLKLHDEQLQLKVLKIVCERGYNVKKTEELVEKAIEKYTRRETVVNSSKKITRAIKDIRIFVNTIKQAIDVMRKSGINAKAAQIDRGEYIEFVVRVPKK; this is translated from the coding sequence ATGCTTGAAAATAAAATACAGGATATTAAAATGACAAAAAAAGACGGATTAAAGAATATTACCTACATTAGTATCAACAGCATAAGGCCGAATCCCTACCAGCCTAGGAAACAATTTAACAAGGCAGCTCTGGATGAATTATGTGAATCAATTAAACAATATGGTGTAATGCAACCCATTAATGTCAGAAAAATATCCAATAATACCTATGAACTTGTTGCGGGCGAAAGAAGGCTGCGAGCAGCTACCATGGCAGGTTTGACAGAGATACCTGCTATAGTAATCAATGTAGATGATAATGATTCTGCAGTTATTGCACTTATTGAAAATCTTCAGAGAGAAGATCTTACTTATTTGGAGGAAGCAGAGGGCTACAATAATTTAATAACAGAGCATGGTTTTACTCAGGAACAATTGGCTCAAAAAATAGGAAAAAGCCAATCTACAATTGCTAATAAAATAAGATTGCTTAGATTATCACCCCTGGTAAAAAAGATTCTCATGGATAACAATCTTACAGAAAGGCATGCAAGAGCTCTCTTGAAGCTTCATGATGAACAACTTCAACTTAAAGTATTAAAAATTGTTTGTGAAAGAGGCTATAATGTTAAAAAGACAGAAGAGTTGGTAGAAAAGGCTATTGAAAAATATACACGAAGAGAAACAGTTGTTAATTCAAGTAAAAAAATCACAAGAGCAATTAAAGATATAAGAATATTTGTGAATACAATTAAACAAGCTATTGATGTAATGAGAAAATCCGGTATAAATGCAAAAGCAGCCCAGATAGATAGGGGAGAATATATTGAATTTGTTGTAAGAGTCCCCAAAAAATAA
- the gyrA gene encoding DNA gyrase subunit A: MEEIKATSNQTIIPVDIETEMKKSFIDYAMSVIADRALPDVRDGLKPVHRRILYAMYQLGFTPDKPYRKCASTVGEVLGKFHPHGEAAVYDSLVRMAQDFSLRHVLIDGHGNFGSRDGDPPAAMRYTEARLSKIAMEMLADINKDTVDFKPNFDEHEMEPVVLPSTFPNLLVNGSSGIAVGMATNIPCHNLGEVIDGIILVIDKPDVSFEELNRVIKGPDFPTGGIIVGKEGIRSAYKTGRGRIIVRARAEIEQVSSSKQRIVVKDLPYQVNKAKLIEKIAELIKDKKIEGISDLREESDRIDPVRIVIELKKDANAQIVLNQLYKHTQMQDTFSVNMLALIQTEDGKFEPRILTLRQVIDHYIRHQLDVITRRTKFDLDKAEARAHILEGLKIAIDHLDEVIKIIRGSKNEANAKVALMKRFEFSDKQAQAIVDMRLGRLTALEREKLEEEYNDILEKIKYYKDILANEHLKLKIIKDQLLVIKQKYADERRTEITTGETEIDIEDLIQEEKEVITLTHFGYIKRMPADMYKSQRRGGKGIAGLSTREEDFVENLFTTLTHDYILFFTNKGKVYRLKAYQIPEAGRHAKGTAIVNILELDSDEKVTTVIPIAEYKEDLYLIMATKYGLVKKTRLMEYDNIRKGGLAAVTLREGDELIDVRLTDGNSDIILVTRNGLSIRFAEKDVRPMGRISQGVTGIKLDEGDCVIGMATSMENSSLLVVTENGFGKRTRLEEYKVQNRAGKGVLTYRVTEKTGYLVGIKLVKDTDDIMLISTDGTIIRMNVSEISVLGRATQGVTLMKPTENNKVVCVTRIVNEDENEDYDNEGYDSNEDYYNDEEDEYDNGKNDENEDEDYDI, encoded by the coding sequence ATGGAAGAAATTAAAGCCACTAGTAATCAGACGATAATACCTGTTGATATCGAGACAGAAATGAAAAAATCCTTTATAGATTATGCAATGAGTGTAATAGCAGACAGAGCTTTGCCAGATGTAAGAGACGGATTAAAGCCGGTACATAGGCGAATCCTCTATGCAATGTACCAGTTAGGATTTACTCCTGATAAACCATATAGAAAATGTGCCTCTACAGTTGGAGAAGTACTTGGAAAATTTCATCCTCATGGAGAAGCTGCGGTATATGACAGCCTGGTACGCATGGCACAGGATTTTTCTTTAAGACATGTACTGATTGACGGCCATGGAAATTTTGGTTCAAGAGACGGCGATCCACCGGCTGCTATGAGGTATACAGAAGCAAGGCTTTCTAAAATTGCCATGGAAATGTTGGCGGACATAAATAAAGATACTGTAGACTTTAAACCTAATTTTGACGAACATGAGATGGAACCTGTGGTTCTTCCTTCAACATTTCCTAATCTTCTGGTGAACGGATCATCAGGAATAGCTGTTGGGATGGCCACCAATATTCCTTGCCATAATTTAGGCGAAGTAATAGATGGAATAATTCTTGTTATTGATAAACCGGATGTTTCCTTTGAAGAGCTTAATAGAGTTATTAAAGGTCCCGATTTTCCAACAGGAGGAATAATAGTTGGAAAAGAAGGGATAAGAAGTGCTTATAAAACCGGTAGGGGCAGGATTATTGTAAGGGCAAGAGCAGAAATAGAGCAAGTAAGCAGCTCAAAGCAAAGAATAGTTGTAAAGGATCTTCCTTACCAGGTTAACAAAGCAAAATTAATAGAAAAAATAGCTGAACTAATAAAAGACAAAAAAATTGAAGGAATATCAGATCTAAGAGAAGAATCTGATAGAATTGATCCTGTCAGGATAGTAATTGAACTTAAGAAAGATGCAAATGCTCAGATAGTGCTTAATCAATTATATAAACATACGCAGATGCAAGATACTTTCAGTGTGAATATGCTTGCCCTTATTCAGACAGAGGATGGTAAGTTCGAACCCAGGATACTTACTTTAAGGCAGGTTATTGACCACTACATAAGGCACCAGTTAGATGTTATAACCCGGAGAACAAAATTCGATCTTGATAAAGCTGAAGCAAGGGCACATATTTTAGAAGGTCTTAAAATTGCCATTGATCATCTTGATGAAGTGATTAAAATAATCCGTGGATCTAAAAATGAAGCAAATGCCAAGGTCGCTTTAATGAAAAGATTTGAATTTAGTGATAAACAGGCCCAGGCAATTGTTGATATGAGGCTTGGAAGGTTGACAGCCTTAGAAAGAGAAAAACTTGAAGAAGAGTATAATGATATTTTGGAAAAAATCAAGTACTACAAAGATATTCTTGCAAATGAACATCTTAAACTTAAAATTATTAAAGATCAATTATTAGTTATTAAACAAAAATATGCAGATGAAAGAAGAACCGAAATAACTACTGGTGAAACTGAAATAGACATAGAAGATTTGATACAGGAGGAAAAGGAAGTCATTACTCTCACTCATTTCGGATATATTAAAAGAATGCCGGCAGATATGTATAAGAGTCAGAGAAGAGGAGGCAAGGGTATAGCAGGATTAAGTACCAGGGAAGAAGATTTTGTAGAAAATCTATTTACTACATTAACACATGATTATATACTGTTCTTTACTAATAAAGGTAAAGTATACAGGTTAAAGGCTTATCAAATTCCTGAAGCAGGCCGCCATGCAAAAGGTACTGCTATAGTAAATATTCTTGAACTCGACAGTGACGAAAAGGTAACTACAGTTATACCTATTGCTGAATATAAAGAAGATTTGTACCTTATTATGGCTACAAAATACGGACTGGTTAAAAAGACCAGATTAATGGAGTACGACAATATCCGTAAAGGTGGTTTGGCAGCGGTAACTCTCAGGGAAGGCGATGAATTGATAGACGTCAGGTTGACTGATGGAAACAGTGATATTATTCTGGTTACAAGGAATGGCTTGTCTATTAGATTTGCCGAAAAAGATGTCCGTCCAATGGGCAGAATCTCTCAAGGTGTAACAGGAATTAAGCTTGATGAGGGAGATTGCGTAATTGGAATGGCAACTTCCATGGAAAATTCAAGTCTTCTAGTTGTAACTGAAAATGGCTTTGGCAAAAGGACAAGACTCGAAGAATATAAAGTGCAAAATCGTGCCGGAAAAGGTGTGCTCACATACAGAGTTACCGAGAAAACCGGCTATCTTGTAGGAATAAAACTTGTAAAAGATACTGACGATATAATGCTGATTAGTACTGACGGAACAATAATAAGGATGAACGTAAGTGAAATCAGTGTATTAGGAAGAGCAACCCAGGGAGTTACACTAATGAAACCCACAGAAAATAATAAGGTGGTTTGCGTAACCAGGATAGTAAATGAAGATGAAAACGAGGATTACGATAACGAAGGTTATGACAGTAATGAGGATTATTACAATGATGAAGAAGATGAATATGATAATGGAAAAAACGATGAAAATGAAGATGAAGATTATGATATTTAA